A window of the Tenebrio molitor chromosome 1, icTenMoli1.1, whole genome shotgun sequence genome harbors these coding sequences:
- the LOC138124500 gene encoding ubiquitin-conjugating enzyme E2 W: MAGMSPSEKRLQKELMSLMKEPPPGVAVDFDLAEQNLLHWIINMEGAAGTLYEGERFQLQFKFSNKYPFDSPEVTFVGNNIPVHPHIYSNGHICLSILTDDWSPALSVQSVCLSIVSMLSSCKEKQRPPDNAFYVKTCNKNPKKTKWWYHDDSV; this comes from the exons atggcaGGGATGTCACCATCTGAA AAAAGATTGCAAAAAGAGTTGATGTCTCTAATGAAGGAGCCGCCGCCGGGAGTGGCAGTTGACTTTGACCTAGCAgagcaaaatttattgca CTGGATAATAAATATGGAAGGAGCGGCGGGGACACTGTACGAAGGAGAACGTTTTCAATTACAGTTTAAATTTAGTAACAAGTACCCTTTCGATTCGCCTGAG GTAACGTTTGTAGGCAATAACATTCCAGTTCATCCGCATATATACAGCAATGGACATATTTGCCTTTCTATACTGACAGACGATTGGTCCCCCGCACTGTCCGTTCAATCTGTCTGTCTTTCAATTGTATCTATGCTCAGTAGTTGTAAAGAGAAA cAAAGACCACCAGATAATGCTTTCTATGTAAAAACTTGCAATAAAAATCCAAAGAAAACGAAGTGGTGGTATCACG ATGATTCtgtatga
- the LOC138124686 gene encoding putative inositol monophosphatase 3, with translation MNLGGVIRLNKTGTCIIFGAILVLCLYTFTSNLTNNNAESAIKINLKQLLRVAIRAAQNGGSKVVAAKDNLKIKVKGLTKEGMEESVTTADYLSHCAIMGTLKHAYPSLNVISEESKVECDKNQVIDFSEFTDGILGDVEDELVDIKDITVWMDPLDATHEYTEKLYNYVTTMVCVAVRGQPIIGVIHKPFAAEPQTSWAWVDKIKSSNLKYTESNHDNLKVIISMSHSGEIKKVLDKNMKNYELISAAGAGYKSLEVASGNVDAYLHITAIKKWDICAGNAIINAMGGKMTTKFNNLIDYKDETNVKNENGIVATITKHSLFIGKL, from the exons ATGAATCTTGGTGGCGTCATTCGATTGAATAAAACTGGAACATGTATAATATTTGGTGCCATACTGGTACTGTGTTTATATACGTTTACCagtaatttaacaaataacaATGCTGAATcagcaattaaaataaatctaaaacaaCTGCTAAGAGTTGCCATTAGAGCTGCACAAAATGGGGGAAGTAAAGTGGTTGCTGCTaaagacaatttaaaaattaaagttaaagGTTTAACTAAAGAGGGAATGGAAGAGAGTGTTACTACAGCAGACTACTTGTCACACTGTGCAATTATGGGAACTCTGAAGCATGCATATCCTAGTCTTAATGTAATTTCAGAAGAATCAAAAGTTGAATGCGATAAAAATCAAGTCATTGACTTTTCTGAATTTACTGATGGTATTTTAGGAGATGTAGAAGATGAGTTGGTGGATATAAAAGATATTACAGTCTGGATGGATCCATTAGATGCAACTCATGAATATACTG AAAAACTGTATAATTATGTGACCACAATGGTTTGTGTTGCTGTAAGAGGACAACCTATTATTGGAGTTATACATAAACCTTTTGCAGCAGAACCTCAGACCTCATGGGCATGGGTTGACAAAATTAAAtcttctaatttaaaatacaca GAAAGTAATCATGATAATTTGAAAGTTATCATATCAATGTCACACAgtggtgaaataaaaaaagtactaGATAAAAACATGAAGAATTATGAGCTAATTTCAGCTGCCGGTGcag gTTATAAATCATTGGAGGTAGCTTCTGGTAATGTGGATGCCTATCTTCACATTACTGCAATCAAGAAGTGGGACATATGTGCAGGAAACGCTATAATAAATGCGATGGGAGgaaaaatgacaacaaaatttaataatctgATTGATTACAAAGATGaaacaaatgttaaaaatgaaaatggcatTGTGGCCACCATCACAAAACATAGTTTGTTTATTGGAAAGCTATAG